DNA from Variovorax sp. V213:
CGGCATGACAAAGGAAAAAACCGACGCGGTTCACGCGTCGGTTTTTGTTTGTGCGTTTCAGAGGTGGGCAGCGAACGGATGCGCCGTCTTGCCCTTCTTTTCCACCACCTCGGCGGCGGTCGGCAGACCAGCCACTGCGCGCTGGATGGACTCGCGGGTGGCCTGGTAGTTGTAGTCCTGGATCTTCTTGTCGTCGTCGGCAAGCCAGTGTATGAACACGCCGACGCAGATGAACAGGTTGTCCGCCTCCGCCATGGGGATGGTGCCATCCTCCACGCTGTCGGCCACCGCCAGCGCCACGCCGCGCTGCGCCGGACCGAACATCTG
Protein-coding regions in this window:
- the fae gene encoding formaldehyde-activating enzyme — translated: MAKIDRLMVGESLVGDGNEVAHIDLIIGPRGSAAETAFANALTNNKDGFTSLLAVVAPNLLTKPATVMFNKVTIKGAKQAVQMFGPAQRGVALAVADSVEDGTIPMAEADNLFICVGVFIHWLADDDKKIQDYNYQATRESIQRAVAGLPTAAEVVEKKGKTAHPFAAHL